In a genomic window of Brassica rapa cultivar Chiifu-401-42 chromosome A10, CAAS_Brap_v3.01, whole genome shotgun sequence:
- the LOC117128926 gene encoding uncharacterized protein LOC117128926 isoform X2 translates to MSSTPHDSPLHDSPIHDSPLHDSPIHDSYLHDSLQLDSNEFCTTLKLPGRVYEAVETPDNPKAIIHHSKIDYIEKVEDILGKEEFSFIENSHIGSILKLVKRNRVQFSEELFHFLMQRRVLTQGEDLWFTFSDQPMRFSLREFHLTTGLRCEEDQTITEPLFKIMKKPYIWMLGKIDKFTVRTLYEMFKKKARSMPTLERLSLGTAILTEAVIMAENPSSKIPRDRLQRYMNYRSHKIAWGKTAYRILMRSVKSLSASSWTGDSYEVSGFALAINLWAMSSVNVLGKSLGKPCETSSSSDPLCLHWDSTRTPTIAEVLELEKINNVEVSTVIGLAEEYKHLVGATHSDDADFHSVVKLVQQGYKMRRSDWEKGFVDMFVATEDIGQQRKTKDEDAEHGEDLNHNEDEEEKKDEEEKTDEEENKDEEYQKDKEQRKDKNHSMSNSEKLDKLIQMVRDLDKRVVMIQNVLGVKFNDSSPNKEDCENGASSGDRRSAQDYENEEDTINEEANSDDKKNAPDDENEEDTIAEAANSEDTIAEEANSGDGRSALDDENEKEICDEEAKSGTEHQREEENILGEIETTQKITQDEDTEKLESESCLKQTSQVTSPTPTFNTPNFDTRVSSPNPTFTSPKFDLLSQESHSGKGTNEVLMRDVYEIPVFQPLMKIKKRLVQQHSQVNEDVEPPLQKKFKADTDNVPLRRSERGQIPSIHTQPPFTGARKKHPILHPFEPVDKTRKEKMREWKMSNKRKKLRINQEIVNAKWFSDIETPGKKLSKTHIEAGFELLKLRQINNPDLFLNKTALVVGVKFLEEIDEFYDEFLDDKKGFQFGAGFDKYNIEKNINFLYSAIAVAEKYWLGVVINLEKRNITAFNCAAMKFTDASLVPYVNAYAMALPFMIRYFFKDVSMDTSKFSIKIVSEGS, encoded by the exons ATGTCGTCTACTCCTCACGATTCTCCTCTACACGATTCTCCTATACACGATTCTCCTCTTCACGATTCTCCTATTCATGATTCTTATCTTCACGATTCTCTACAA TTGGATAGCAACGAGTTTTGCACAACCTTGAAATTGCCTGGGAGGGTTTATGAAGCTGTAGAAACACCAGATAATCCCAAAGCGATAATCCATCACTCAAAGATTGATTATATCGAGAAGGTGGAAGATATATTAGGAAAAGAAGAGTTTTCTTTCATAGAGAACTCTCACATTGGGAGCATTTTGAAGTTGGTTAAAAGGAATAGGGTTCAATTTTCAGAAGAGTTGTTCCATTTTCTAATGCAGCGAAGAGTATTGACGCAAGGAGAGGATCTCTGGTTTACTTTCTCGGACCAGCCTATGAGGTTTTCACTAAGGGAATTTCATCTGACAACAGGCTTACGTTGTGAGGAAGATCAGACAATAACAGAGCCGCTGTTCAAAATAATGAAGAAGCCATACATTTGGATGCTGGGCAAGATTGATAAGTTTACGGTGAGAACGTTATATGAAATGTTTAAAAAGAAAGCACGAAGCATGCCAACACTAGAAAGATTATCCCTTGGAACAGCAATACTCACAGAAGCGGTAATTATGGCAGAAAATCCGAGTTCTAAAATCCCGAGAGACAGGTTGCAGCGTTATATGAACTATCGCTCACACAAGATTGCTTGGGGTAAAACTGCTTATAGAATCTTGATGAGAAGTGTAAAAAGTTTGAGTGCAAGTTCCTGGACAGGAGATAGTTATGAAGTGAGTGGTTTTGCGCTAGCCATAAATCTGTGGGCAATGTCATCAGTGAATGTGCTTGGTAAATCTTTGGGAAAGCCATGCGAGACATCCTCTTCTTCTGATCCGTTGTGTCTACATTGGGACTCAACAAGAACTCCGACAATAGCTGAAGTGTTAGAGCTGGAGAAGATAAACAAT GTTGAGGTTAGCACAGTGATTGGATTGGCTGAGGAATACAAACATTTGGTGGGGGCAACACATAGTGACGATGCTGACTTTCACAGTGTTGTGAAactagttcaacaaggataCAAAATGAGGAGAAGCGATTGGGAGAAAGGTTTTGTGGATATGTTTGTTGCAACAGAAGATATAGGTCAACAACGCAAGACAAAAGACGAAGATGCAGAGCATGGTGAAGATCTGAACCAtaatgaagatgaagaggaaaagaaagatgaagaggaaaAGACAGATGAAGAGGAAAATAAAGATGAAGAGTATCAAAAGGATAAGGAgcaaagaaaagataaaaatcATTCCATGTCTAACAGCGAGAAACTTGATAAGCTAATCCAAATGGTTCGTGATTTGGATAAGCGAGTAGTAATGATCCAGAATGTTTTAGGAGTTAAG tttaacgACAGTTCACCAAACAAAGAAGATTGTGAAAATGGAGCTAGTTCTGGTGATAGAAGAAGTGCAcaagattatgaaaatgaagaagatacaATTAATGAAGAAGCAAACtctgatgataaaaaaaatgcaccagatgatgaaaatgaagaagatacaATTGCTGAAGCAGCAAACTCTGAAGATACAATTGCTGAAGAAGCAAACTCTGGCGATGGAAGAAGTGCACTGgatgatgaaaatgaaaaagagatATGTGATGAAGAAGCAAAATCTGGTACAGAGCATCAAAGGGAAGAAGAGAATATTCTTGGGGAAATTGAGACTACACAAAAAATCACTCAAGACGAAGACACAGaaaaacttgaatcagaaaGTTGCTTGAAACAAACGTCGCAG GTTACGTCGCCTACTCCAACATTCAATACTCCAAACTTTGATACAAGg GTTTCATCGCCTAATCCAACATTTACGTCTCCTAAGTTTGATCTCCTTTCCCAAGAAAGTCATAGTGGAAAGGGTACAAATGAG GTTCTTATGAGAGATGTTTATGAGATTCCTGTTTTCCAACctctaatgaaaataaaaaagagattgGTACAACAACACAGCCAG GTAAACGAAGATGTTGAGCCTCCACTTCAAAAGAAGTTTAAAGCTGATACAGATAATGTTCCGCTAAGAAGAAGTGAAAGAGGTCAAATACCATCCATTCATACACAACCACCGTTTACAGGAGCAAGGAAGAAACATCCGATTCTTCATCCCTTTGAGCCAGTTgataaaacaagaaaagaaaaaatgagaGAATGGAAAATGTCAAACAAAAGAaa GAAGCTGAGAATCAATCAAGAGATAGTAAACGCAAAGTGGTTTTCGGATATTGAAACTCCGggaaaaaaactttcaaaaacg catATTGAAGCAGGTTTTGAGTTGCTGAAACTGAGACAGATAAACAATCCAGATTTGTTTCTGAACAAAACTGCCTTAGTTGTTGGAGTGAAGTTTCTTGAAGAAATAGATGAGTTTTATGATGAGTTTTTAGATGACAAGAAAGGTTTCCAATTTGGAGCAGGCTTTGACAAGTACAACATAGAGAAGAATATCAACTTCCTCTATTCGGCCATTGCAGTAGCAGAGAAGTATTGGCTTGGAGTTGTAATCAACTTGGAGAAGAGAAATATCACAGCATTCAATTGTGCAGCAATGAAGTTCACAGATGCGAGTTTGGTCCCTTACGTTAATGCATATGCGATGGCTCTCCCATTCATGATTCGCTACTTCTTCAAAGATGTCAGCATGGATACAAGCAAGTTCTCGATAAAAATTGTATCTGAAG GTTCTTAA
- the LOC117128926 gene encoding uncharacterized protein LOC117128926 isoform X1 — protein MSSTPHDSPLHDSPIHDSPLHDSPIHDSYLHDSLQLDSNEFCTTLKLPGRVYEAVETPDNPKAIIHHSKIDYIEKVEDILGKEEFSFIENSHIGSILKLVKRNRVQFSEELFHFLMQRRVLTQGEDLWFTFSDQPMRFSLREFHLTTGLRCEEDQTITEPLFKIMKKPYIWMLGKIDKFTVRTLYEMFKKKARSMPTLERLSLGTAILTEAVIMAENPSSKIPRDRLQRYMNYRSHKIAWGKTAYRILMRSVKSLSASSWTGDSYEVSGFALAINLWAMSSVNVLGKSLGKPCETSSSSDPLCLHWDSTRTPTIAEVLELEKINNVEVSTVIGLAEEYKHLVGATHSDDADFHSVVKLVQQGYKMRRSDWEKGFVDMFVATEDIGQQRKTKDEDAEHGEDLNHNEDEEEKKDEEEKTDEEENKDEEYQKDKEQRKDKNHSMSNSEKLDKLIQMVRDLDKRVVMIQNVLGVKFNDSSPNKEDCENGASSGDRRSAQDYENEEDTINEEANSDDKKNAPDDENEEDTIAEAANSEDTIAEEANSGDGRSALDDENEKEICDEEAKSGTEHQREEENILGEIETTQKITQDEDTEKLESESCLKQTSQVTSPTPTFNTPNFDTRVSSPNPTFTSPKFDLLSQESHSGKGTNEVLMRDVYEIPVFQPLMKIKKRLVQQHSQVNEDVEPPLQKKFKADTDNVPLRRSERGQIPSIHTQPPFTGARKKHPILHPFEPVDKTRKEKMREWKMSNKRKKLRINQEIVNAKWFSDIETPGKKLSKTHIEAGFELLKLRQINNPDLFLNKTALVVGVKFLEEIDEFYDEFLDDKKGFQFGAGFDKYNIEKNINFLYSAIAVAEKYWLGVVINLEKRNITAFNCAAMKFTDASLVPYVNAYAMALPFMIRYFFKDVSMDTSKFSIKIVSEGFPQVLKIEDSGVYALKLIECHAMRIVDLTKLSEEKIAIIREKLAVDIFSELQ, from the exons ATGTCGTCTACTCCTCACGATTCTCCTCTACACGATTCTCCTATACACGATTCTCCTCTTCACGATTCTCCTATTCATGATTCTTATCTTCACGATTCTCTACAA TTGGATAGCAACGAGTTTTGCACAACCTTGAAATTGCCTGGGAGGGTTTATGAAGCTGTAGAAACACCAGATAATCCCAAAGCGATAATCCATCACTCAAAGATTGATTATATCGAGAAGGTGGAAGATATATTAGGAAAAGAAGAGTTTTCTTTCATAGAGAACTCTCACATTGGGAGCATTTTGAAGTTGGTTAAAAGGAATAGGGTTCAATTTTCAGAAGAGTTGTTCCATTTTCTAATGCAGCGAAGAGTATTGACGCAAGGAGAGGATCTCTGGTTTACTTTCTCGGACCAGCCTATGAGGTTTTCACTAAGGGAATTTCATCTGACAACAGGCTTACGTTGTGAGGAAGATCAGACAATAACAGAGCCGCTGTTCAAAATAATGAAGAAGCCATACATTTGGATGCTGGGCAAGATTGATAAGTTTACGGTGAGAACGTTATATGAAATGTTTAAAAAGAAAGCACGAAGCATGCCAACACTAGAAAGATTATCCCTTGGAACAGCAATACTCACAGAAGCGGTAATTATGGCAGAAAATCCGAGTTCTAAAATCCCGAGAGACAGGTTGCAGCGTTATATGAACTATCGCTCACACAAGATTGCTTGGGGTAAAACTGCTTATAGAATCTTGATGAGAAGTGTAAAAAGTTTGAGTGCAAGTTCCTGGACAGGAGATAGTTATGAAGTGAGTGGTTTTGCGCTAGCCATAAATCTGTGGGCAATGTCATCAGTGAATGTGCTTGGTAAATCTTTGGGAAAGCCATGCGAGACATCCTCTTCTTCTGATCCGTTGTGTCTACATTGGGACTCAACAAGAACTCCGACAATAGCTGAAGTGTTAGAGCTGGAGAAGATAAACAAT GTTGAGGTTAGCACAGTGATTGGATTGGCTGAGGAATACAAACATTTGGTGGGGGCAACACATAGTGACGATGCTGACTTTCACAGTGTTGTGAAactagttcaacaaggataCAAAATGAGGAGAAGCGATTGGGAGAAAGGTTTTGTGGATATGTTTGTTGCAACAGAAGATATAGGTCAACAACGCAAGACAAAAGACGAAGATGCAGAGCATGGTGAAGATCTGAACCAtaatgaagatgaagaggaaaagaaagatgaagaggaaaAGACAGATGAAGAGGAAAATAAAGATGAAGAGTATCAAAAGGATAAGGAgcaaagaaaagataaaaatcATTCCATGTCTAACAGCGAGAAACTTGATAAGCTAATCCAAATGGTTCGTGATTTGGATAAGCGAGTAGTAATGATCCAGAATGTTTTAGGAGTTAAG tttaacgACAGTTCACCAAACAAAGAAGATTGTGAAAATGGAGCTAGTTCTGGTGATAGAAGAAGTGCAcaagattatgaaaatgaagaagatacaATTAATGAAGAAGCAAACtctgatgataaaaaaaatgcaccagatgatgaaaatgaagaagatacaATTGCTGAAGCAGCAAACTCTGAAGATACAATTGCTGAAGAAGCAAACTCTGGCGATGGAAGAAGTGCACTGgatgatgaaaatgaaaaagagatATGTGATGAAGAAGCAAAATCTGGTACAGAGCATCAAAGGGAAGAAGAGAATATTCTTGGGGAAATTGAGACTACACAAAAAATCACTCAAGACGAAGACACAGaaaaacttgaatcagaaaGTTGCTTGAAACAAACGTCGCAG GTTACGTCGCCTACTCCAACATTCAATACTCCAAACTTTGATACAAGg GTTTCATCGCCTAATCCAACATTTACGTCTCCTAAGTTTGATCTCCTTTCCCAAGAAAGTCATAGTGGAAAGGGTACAAATGAG GTTCTTATGAGAGATGTTTATGAGATTCCTGTTTTCCAACctctaatgaaaataaaaaagagattgGTACAACAACACAGCCAG GTAAACGAAGATGTTGAGCCTCCACTTCAAAAGAAGTTTAAAGCTGATACAGATAATGTTCCGCTAAGAAGAAGTGAAAGAGGTCAAATACCATCCATTCATACACAACCACCGTTTACAGGAGCAAGGAAGAAACATCCGATTCTTCATCCCTTTGAGCCAGTTgataaaacaagaaaagaaaaaatgagaGAATGGAAAATGTCAAACAAAAGAaa GAAGCTGAGAATCAATCAAGAGATAGTAAACGCAAAGTGGTTTTCGGATATTGAAACTCCGggaaaaaaactttcaaaaacg catATTGAAGCAGGTTTTGAGTTGCTGAAACTGAGACAGATAAACAATCCAGATTTGTTTCTGAACAAAACTGCCTTAGTTGTTGGAGTGAAGTTTCTTGAAGAAATAGATGAGTTTTATGATGAGTTTTTAGATGACAAGAAAGGTTTCCAATTTGGAGCAGGCTTTGACAAGTACAACATAGAGAAGAATATCAACTTCCTCTATTCGGCCATTGCAGTAGCAGAGAAGTATTGGCTTGGAGTTGTAATCAACTTGGAGAAGAGAAATATCACAGCATTCAATTGTGCAGCAATGAAGTTCACAGATGCGAGTTTGGTCCCTTACGTTAATGCATATGCGATGGCTCTCCCATTCATGATTCGCTACTTCTTCAAAGATGTCAGCATGGATACAAGCAAGTTCTCGATAAAAATTGTATCTGAAGGTTTCCCACAG GTTCTTAAAATAGAAGACAGTGGAGTTTATGCATTGAAGCTGATAGAGTGCCATGCAATGCGTATAGTGGATTTGACAAAGCTGAGTGAAGAAAAAATTGCAATCATCCGAGAAAAGTTGGCGGTTGATATCTTCTCGGAATTACAATGA